A genomic window from Micromonospora sp. WMMA1947 includes:
- a CDS encoding isoquinoline 1-oxidoreductase, whose amino-acid sequence MTAPLPPFLGYVLAAPVLVAAAELTVGYPATARTPSPDVAGLLGLGEIMTATALPGAALISVEVGPDGTVSFTPPPGRCGYDCHTSAAELIADGLSVPRRRVRVPPPRPAAGRTRRAPHPAAGTRTPLRVAVAVARRRLLEAASAALGTPVADLRLAAGAVTDGAGRRVDIGALAGSAASTSTIAVPVDLEPR is encoded by the coding sequence ATGACCGCGCCCCTCCCCCCGTTCCTGGGGTACGTGCTCGCCGCGCCGGTCCTCGTGGCCGCCGCCGAACTCACTGTGGGATATCCGGCCACCGCCCGCACGCCGTCGCCGGACGTGGCCGGACTGCTCGGCCTCGGCGAGATCATGACGGCCACGGCCCTGCCCGGGGCGGCCCTGATCTCCGTCGAGGTCGGCCCGGACGGGACCGTGTCGTTCACGCCGCCGCCGGGCCGCTGCGGGTACGACTGCCACACCTCGGCCGCTGAACTGATCGCCGACGGGCTGTCGGTACCGCGCCGGCGCGTCCGCGTGCCACCGCCACGGCCGGCAGCGGGCCGGACCCGTCGCGCACCCCATCCGGCCGCCGGCACCCGTACCCCGCTCCGGGTCGCCGTGGCGGTGGCCCGGCGACGGCTGCTGGAGGCCGCGTCGGCGGCGCTCGGCACGCCCGTCGCCGACCTGCGGCTCGCGGCCGGCGCCGTCACCGACGGCGCGGGCCGCCGCGTCGACATCGGCGCCCTCGCCGGCTCCGCCGCCAGCACCAGCACGATCGCCGTGCCGGTCGACCTCGAGCCACGATGA
- a CDS encoding oxygenase MpaB family protein — translation MEPVSRRKMLKAGGALGALGALSVAAPAQARSAWTWSPTGSVAGAGAGVDPRWVWDEEADPLVASLLDRGDAPLVNQLLRTWTKNGQPLPSGLPADVRAFIERARVLPSWVDQGKLATAVRFNEKRGLYLGVLYGLASGMMSTVIPKEARAVYYSKGGADMKDRISKTAKLGYDIGTANAYQPDGSMIVTAVKTRLAHAGVRHLLPQSPEWADVAPEDIPISQRDLMVTWHSLPTTVMRKLTDWRVPIPAAESAAFLHLWQVAAHMLGIRDEYIPATWSEANSQAGEVLDPILAPTREGNALADILLGLGKEIDAGLLSKPILGSFTRFMLGNQIANWLEIPRDLLWDTLLRTSWGPFVAVREALLPFPLAPECYWLFDEFLRKLALLFLSEGQSINIEIPLGNREF, via the coding sequence GTGGAACCGGTAAGCAGGCGCAAGATGTTGAAGGCCGGCGGGGCACTGGGAGCGCTCGGCGCGCTGAGCGTCGCCGCCCCCGCGCAGGCCCGATCGGCGTGGACCTGGTCCCCCACGGGATCAGTGGCCGGCGCCGGGGCGGGCGTGGACCCGCGCTGGGTGTGGGACGAGGAGGCCGACCCGCTCGTCGCCTCCCTCCTGGACCGGGGCGACGCACCACTGGTCAACCAGCTGCTGCGGACGTGGACGAAGAACGGCCAGCCGCTGCCGTCCGGCCTCCCGGCGGACGTACGCGCGTTCATCGAACGCGCACGCGTGCTGCCGTCCTGGGTGGACCAGGGCAAGCTCGCCACCGCCGTGCGCTTCAACGAGAAGCGCGGCCTTTACCTCGGCGTGCTCTACGGCCTGGCCAGCGGCATGATGAGCACCGTCATCCCGAAGGAGGCGCGCGCCGTCTACTACTCCAAGGGCGGCGCGGACATGAAGGACCGCATCTCCAAGACCGCCAAGCTCGGGTACGACATCGGCACCGCCAACGCCTACCAGCCCGACGGCTCGATGATCGTGACCGCCGTGAAGACCCGGCTCGCGCACGCCGGTGTGCGTCACCTCCTGCCGCAGTCGCCCGAGTGGGCCGACGTCGCGCCCGAGGACATCCCGATCAGCCAGCGGGACCTGATGGTCACCTGGCACAGCCTGCCGACCACTGTGATGCGGAAGCTGACCGACTGGCGGGTGCCGATCCCGGCCGCCGAGTCGGCAGCGTTCCTGCACCTGTGGCAGGTGGCCGCGCACATGCTCGGCATCCGGGACGAGTACATCCCGGCCACGTGGAGCGAGGCGAACTCCCAGGCCGGCGAGGTCCTCGACCCGATCCTCGCGCCCACCCGCGAGGGCAACGCGCTCGCCGACATCCTGCTCGGCCTCGGCAAGGAGATCGACGCCGGGCTGCTCAGCAAGCCCATCCTCGGCTCGTTCACCCGGTTCATGCTCGGCAACCAGATCGCCAACTGGCTGGAGATCCCGCGCGACCTGCTCTGGGACACGCTGCTGCGGACGAGCTGGGGCCCGTTCGTCGCGGTCCGGGAGGCGCTGCTGCCGTTCCCGCTCGCACCGGAGTGCTACTGGCTGTTCGACGAGTTCCTCCGCAAGCTCGCCCTGCTGTTCCTGTCCGAGGGGCAGTCGATAAACATCGAGATCCCGCTCGGCAACCGCGAGTTCTGA
- a CDS encoding 3-oxoacyl-ACP reductase family protein has protein sequence MAQVEGMLSGKVAWVTGASQGVGAAIAEGLARAGASVILQSRRPDALDEVRDRIAAGGGTAAVVAGDVADESAADAVVGLARQRWGRLDVLVNNAGISPALHRSERLSLGDWQQVIDTNLSGVFVCARAAGALMVEQGAGSIVNMSSVHGQVGFPRLAAYSASKGGVEQLTRTLALEWAAAGVRVNAVAPGYLETPMTEGLRGHEQWSKRLRDRIPMGRFGRPEEVVGAVLFLASDAASYVTGSVLHVDGGWTAQ, from the coding sequence GTGGCGCAGGTCGAGGGGATGCTGTCGGGCAAGGTGGCGTGGGTGACCGGCGCGAGTCAGGGCGTCGGCGCGGCGATCGCCGAAGGGCTGGCGCGGGCCGGCGCGTCGGTGATCCTCCAGTCCCGTCGGCCGGACGCGCTCGACGAGGTGCGGGACCGGATCGCGGCCGGCGGCGGCACGGCGGCCGTGGTCGCCGGGGACGTCGCCGACGAGTCCGCCGCCGACGCCGTCGTCGGCCTCGCGCGGCAGCGCTGGGGCCGGCTGGACGTCCTCGTCAACAACGCCGGCATCAGCCCGGCGCTGCACCGCAGCGAGCGGCTGAGTCTCGGTGACTGGCAGCAGGTGATCGACACCAACCTGTCCGGCGTGTTCGTCTGCGCCCGCGCGGCCGGCGCGCTCATGGTCGAGCAGGGTGCGGGCAGCATCGTCAACATGTCCTCCGTGCACGGTCAGGTGGGGTTCCCACGACTGGCCGCGTACAGCGCCAGCAAGGGCGGCGTCGAGCAGCTCACCCGCACGCTGGCGCTGGAGTGGGCGGCGGCCGGCGTACGCGTCAACGCGGTCGCGCCCGGCTACCTGGAGACCCCGATGACGGAGGGGCTGCGCGGCCACGAGCAGTGGTCGAAGCGGTTGCGCGACCGCATCCCGATGGGCCGCTTCGGCCGTCCCGAGGAGGTGGTCGGCGCGGTGCTGTTCCTGGCCTCGGACGCCGCGAGCTACGTCACGGGCAGCGTGTTGCACGTGGACGGTGGCTGGACCGCGCAGTGA